The following nucleotide sequence is from Nitrospinota bacterium.
GTTCCGGGAGATAGCAGGTGGAAAGATTGGTCGGGGAAGAATTGATAACTATCCAAATCCAATGAGACCTTGTGAAGTAATTTTAAAGACAAAAAGGCTTAATCAAGTTTTAGGAACGGGATTAAAGGAAAAAACTGTTGAAAATTATCTAAACAGACTGGATTTAAAAATAAAAAAAGTAAAAAAAGATGTATTTAAGGTTAAGATACCTTCTTTTAGAAAAGATCTTACAAGAGAGATAGATCTTATTGAGGAGATTGCACGCCTCTATGGTTATAATAACATACCGACTGCGCTGCCTCAAACAAAGTTGAGTCTTAAGAAGATAGATAAATTTCAGCTTATTGAAAAAAAGGTTAGAGAGGTCTTAATCAATTGCGGATTTTTTGAGGTTATCAATTATAGCTTTATAAATGAGACTGATTTGGATCACCTGAAATTAGAAAAAGAGGATATATTAAGAAGATTTATAAGGTTAAAAAACCCCTTGACCACAGAGGCGGGTATTATGCGGACCACATTAATCCCTGGTCTGTTACGCAATATTACATTCAATAATAATTATAGTATATATGATATGAAAATATTTGAGTTGGGCAAGGTTTTTATAGCCAACGATGGCGGTAAATTACCGCAGGAGAGAAGAAAAGTCAGCGGTGTTATAAGCGGTTCTCGAGAAGAAAAATTCTGGTATAGCAAAAAAGAGAAATGCGATTTTTTTGATATTAAAGGAGTTGTTGAATTATTGTTAGGGGAGTTCAATATAAAAGATAAACAAATATCACCTATAGATGTGGAATACCTTTATCCCTCTCGAGCAATGGAAATCAAGATAAAAGAAGAAAGAGTTGGTATATTTGGACAGATTTCTCCTGAAATATTAGAGTCGTTCGATATACTTCAAGATACATATGTCTTCGAAATGGAATTGGAAAAATTATTTTTATCTTCAAGTGAAGATAAAGGGTTTAAATCACTACCAAAATATCCTGCCCTATTAAGAGACATTGCTATTATTGTAGACGCTAACATCTCATCTGAAGAAATTATAAAGATTATAAAGGAAACAGACAATGATATCTTGGAAGAAATTAGGTTGTTTGATATATATAAAGGTAAACCCATCCCCCCTGGGAAAAAAAGCCTTGCGTATTCTTTAACTTACAGGGCTAAGGATAGAACTTTAACAGATGAAGA
It contains:
- the pheT gene encoding phenylalanine--tRNA ligase subunit beta; the protein is VDITNYVLMELGQPLHAFDYDLLKENRIVVRRARDKEEITTLDGMQRILDNEALIIADSEKPVAIAGVMGGLNTLVNEKTKNILLESAYFHPISIRRASKRLKLHTESSHRFERGADIECVIKASDRAAYLFREIAGGKIGRGRIDNYPNPMRPCEVILKTKRLNQVLGTGLKEKTVENYLNRLDLKIKKVKKDVFKVKIPSFRKDLTREIDLIEEIARLYGYNNIPTALPQTKLSLKKIDKFQLIEKKVREVLINCGFFEVINYSFINETDLDHLKLEKEDILRRFIRLKNPLTTEAGIMRTTLIPGLLRNITFNNNYSIYDMKIFELGKVFIANDGGKLPQERRKVSGVISGSREEKFWYSKKEKCDFFDIKGVVELLLGEFNIKDKQISPIDVEYLYPSRAMEIKIKEERVGIFGQISPEILESFDILQDTYVFEMELEKLFLSSSEDKGFKSLPKYPALLRDIAIIVDANISSEEIIKIIKETDNDILEEIRLFDIYKGKPIPPGKKSLAYSLTYRAKDRTLTDEEIEIVHSDIIERLRNKIKAQLR